The Lathyrus oleraceus cultivar Zhongwan6 chromosome 5, CAAS_Psat_ZW6_1.0, whole genome shotgun sequence genome includes the window tccaaataaaatgttagaatttgacatcaaagtagttttaacaaattatagattaatttgattttaattggttttattggtttttttgattcttaattgacatttagattagttttggattattcctaaaaatccatatccattttataaccaaacaTGATCCATTTCCAATCCATAGTtcatttcaaatcaaaatagtACATACACTCATTTCATAACATTCAATAATATTTGACTTTCAAATatttccaaactcattttcatacatacattttcatttaaCATTCAAGCATAACAATGCATCACATCCATATCCTACACTAATTTAAGCATCAATCCAATTCCATAAGACAAGTTGCTTCCGATTTCAATGTCATGTTGCAAGCCCTTTGTTCCAACATCATTTTTCATGTGCTCATGACCAAGAAGCCTAACAAAGCATGAATGAAGTCAGAGCTGCTGTTACAATCTCCAAGGATCAAATTGTTTCTTCTATCACACAAGTGGAGCAGACTATTGATCAGGTTCAGGTGGTAGGTTCTGGTTTTTTGGACACAACACAGCGTGTTGCTGGAGCTATTGGGAATGTTTTGAAGCCTGGCTTCGATACGGCGTTGCCAATTGTGCAACAGGCTGGTGAAGAGGCTCTGAAATTTGCTTCACCAATTTTCTCTGAGGCTTCCAGGAAGGCTCAAGAAGCACTTCAAAGTTCTGGTGTTGATACCCAACCTGTTTTCACTGCTGCTAAGACAGTGGCAGATGCTGCACAACAAACAACCAAAGTGATTGAAGGTGCCAAGCCAATAGCCTCATTTGAACCAAAACCTGCAGTACATGAAGCGAGTTGGAATTAAGGCATGGACAAAATTACATCCAATTACAAACCCACAACTCACATAAATCACCCTGCTATGCGTATAACCGACACGTAATGTGGCTAATATTCAACCATGTGTTACCTACATCATGAGCAACCAACCATTCTGCATTGAACCATACATCAACCACTCTGCAAAACCATAGCCATGCCATTACAAAGTCAGAAATGCATAAACAAGTACATGATCCAAAACATTGACATCACACCAATTCATTCACTAACCGAAAGCAATTCTCGAAACCTCCCTAACTGCCATCCAAAACTGAGTTTCAAAACCAAAACCAGACACATTGTCACATTACAAGCATAAATCGATTGCACCGTTGTTTTAACATAC containing:
- the LOC127079739 gene encoding calcium sensing receptor, chloroplastic-like, with product MNEVRAAVTISKDQIVSSITQVEQTIDQVQVVGSGFLDTTQRVAGAIGNVLKPGFDTALPIVQQAGEEALKFASPIFSEASRKAQEALQSSGVDTQPVFTAAKTVADAAQQTTKVIEGAKPIASFEPKPAVHEASWN